Proteins from a genomic interval of Lycium ferocissimum isolate CSIRO_LF1 chromosome 2, AGI_CSIRO_Lferr_CH_V1, whole genome shotgun sequence:
- the LOC132047229 gene encoding probable galactinol--sucrose galactosyltransferase 5, producing MAPSLNKADENFKILVDGSLGSSISLENSKFMVNDQIILSQVPENIIVTPSPYTTRDKPVTSTPGCFVGFKATGAQSHHVVPIGKLKDIKFMSIFRFKVWWTTHWTGTNGRDLEHETQMVILDKSDSSGRPYVLLLPLIEGPFRASLQPGKDDFVDVCVESGSSKVTGDSFRSVLYMHTGDDPYSLVKDAIKVARFHLGTFKLLEEKTPPGIVDKFGWCTWDAFYLTVHPQGVWEGVKGLVEGGCPPGLVLIDDGWQSICHDDDPITSEGVNRTSAGEQMPCRLIKFQENYKFRDYVSPRSSGQGDHSNKGMGAFIKDLKEEFNTVDFVYVWHALCGYWGGLRPGASDLPESKVIRPKLTPGLEKTMEDLAVDKIVNNGIGLVPPEIADKLYEGLHSHLESVGIDGVKVDVIHLLEMLCEDYGGRVDLAKAYYKALTSSVKNHFKGNGVIASMEHCNDFMFLGTETISLGRVGDDFWCTDPSGDPNGTFWLQGCHMVHCAYNSLWMGNFIHPDWDMFQSTHPCAEFHAASRAISGGPIYISDSVGQHNFELLKTLVLPDGSILRCQHYALPTRDCLFEDPLHNGKTMLKIWSLNKYTGVVGAFNCQGGGWDREARRNTCASQYSKAVTCQAGPKDVEWKHGTSPINVEGIETFVLYSFKEKKLVLTKPNDTVQITLEPFNFELLTVSPVTILGTKSVQFAPIGLVNMLNTGGAIQSIKLDDEANSVEVEIKGTGEMRIFASEKPRTCRINGDVVPFEYEDFMVVIDVPWSSPSGSCVIDYLF from the exons ATGGCACCTAGTTTGAACAAAGCTGATGAAAACTTCAAAATTCTTGTTGATGGCAGCCTTGGGTCATCTATTAGcttggaaaattcaaaattcatggTCAATGACCAAATCATCCTGTCGCAAGTTCCAGAAAATATAATTGTCACACCATCACCCTACACCACTAGGGACAAACCCGTAACTTCCACTCCCGGTTGCTTTGTGGGATTTAAAGCAACTGGAGCCCAAAGCCACCATGTTGTGCCAATTGGGAAACTGAAGGATATCAAGTTCATGAGTATTTTCAGGTTTAAAGTCTGGTGGACTACTCATTGGACTGGAACTAATGGAAGAGATTTAGAACATGAGACTCAAATGGTCATTCTTGATAAGTCTGATTCATCGGGCCGGCCCTATGTCTTGCTTTTACCACTTATTGAAGGCCCATTTCGGGCTTCTCTCCAGCCCGGAAAAGATGATTTCGTCGACGTTTGTGTCGAAAGTGGGTCCAGTAAAGTCACCGGAGACTCCTTCCGAAGTGTACTTTACATGCACACAG GTGATGATCCATACAGCTTGGTTAAAGATGCAATTAAAGTTGCCAGGTTTCATCTAGGCACTTTTAAGCTCCTTGAGGAAAAAACACCACCAGGAATTGTGGATAAGTTTGGTTGGTGTACATGGGATGCATTTTACCTTACTGTGCACCCTCAAGGTGTGTGGGAAGGTGTGAAAGGACTAGTCGAAGGTGGGTGTCCACCAGGACTCGTGCTGATCGACGATGGCTGGCAATCCATTTGTCACGACGATGATCCAATCACCTCAGAAG GTGTAAATAGGACCTCTGCTGGTGAGCAAATGCCCTGCAGGCTCATTAAATTCCAAGAAAATTACAAGTTTAGAGACTATGTGAGCCCGAGAAGTTCGGGACAGGGTGACCATAGCAACAAGGGCATGGGCGCTTTTATTAAGGACCTTAAGGAGGAGTTCAATACTGTGGATTTTGTGTACGTGTGGCATGCTTTATGTGGTTACTGGGGCGGGTTAAGGCCTGGGGCATCGGATCTACCCGAATCCAAAGTTATTAGGCCCAAATTAACCCCTGGATTAGAGAAGACAATGGAAGATTTGGCAGTTGATAAAATAGTGAACAATGGAATTGGATTAGTCCCACCAGAAATTGCTGATAAGTTGTATGAGGGCCTACATTCTCACTTGGAATCTGTTGGGATTGATGGAGTCAAAGTCGATGTCATTCAC TTGCTGGAAATGCTATGTGAGGATTATGGTGGTAGAGTGGATTTGGCTAAGGCTTATTACAAAGCCTTGACATCTTCAGTGAAGAACCATTTCAAAGGAAATGGAGTTATTGCTAGCATGGAGCACTGCAatgattttatgtttcttgGTACTGAGACTATTTCCCTTGGTCGTGTGG GGGATGACTTTTGGTGCACAGATCCTTCTGGTGATCCAAATGGTACTTTCTGGCTACAAGGTTGCCACATGGTCCATTGTGCCTACAATAGCTTATGGATGGGCAACTTTATTCACCCAGATTGGGACATGTTTCAGTCGACACACCCTTGTGCTGAATTCCACGCTGCTTCTCGGGCTATTTCTGGTGGCCCTATTTACATTAGTGACTCTGTCGGCCAACACAACTTTGAGCTACTCAAAACATTGGTCTTACCTGATGGTTCGATCCTGCGTTGCCAGCACTATGCACTTCCTACTCGTGATTGCCTCTTTGAAGATCCACTCCATAATGGAAAAACTATGCTCAAAATTTGGAGCCTGAATAAG TACACGGGAGTTGTTGGAGCATTTAACTGCCAAGGTGGAGGATGGGACCGTGAGGCTAGACGTAACACTTGTGCTTCTCAGTATTCCAAGGCTGTGACTTGCCAGGCCGGCCCAAAAGACGTTGAGTGGAAGCATGGAACCAGCCCAATTAACGTGGAAGGAATTGAAACCTTCGTGCTCTACTCATTCAAAGAAAAGAAGCTGGTTTTGACAAAGCCTAACGACACAGTTCAAATCACTCTCGAGCCCTTTAATTTCGAGCTCTTAACAGTTTCTCCTGTCACCATTTTGGGAACCAAATCCGTCCAATTCGCTCCAATTGGGCTGGTGAACATGCTCAATACTGGTGGGGCGATCCAGTCCATTAAGCTAGATGATGAAGCTAATTCAGTTGAAGTGGAAATAAAAGGCACTggggaaatgaggatttttgcTTCTGAGAAGCCAAGAACTTGCAGGATCAATGGAGATGTTGTCCCATTTGAATATGAGGATTTTATGGTTGTAATTGATGTACCATGGTCCAGTCCTTCTGGTTCATGTGTCATTGATTATTTGTTTTGA